One Opitutia bacterium DNA segment encodes these proteins:
- the feoB gene encoding ferrous iron transport protein B yields MSLPASAAKRPATAAAYRTPVYAVVGNPNCGKTTLFNALTGLRQKVGNYPGVTVEKKTGITYSQHGRPIQIIDLPGAYSLAARSPDEAVMRDVLLGRREDTPQPDRIVCVVDASNLERNLYLVHQVLDLGRPVVIAMNMMDVAAEAGIKVDPAALERELGVPVIPCEAVRGKGLVELRLAMSRIELPLAKHRWDIPGPIAPAVAEIQASLVQNDARPPLVARAEALLLLTDFDSVRVAGSRQHSARTLEILASWRARWTKEGTDWSGVLIRSRYDAIAVLCEDVILRDRNSGPSLSDKIDAVLCHSIWGWVAFAAIMGVMFFSIFTLAEYPMNWIDEHVASLGSWVKTAMAPGDLRDLLTDGIIGGVGGIVVFLPQILILFFFVGLLESTGYMARAAFIMDRPMSKVGLNGRSFIPLLGSYACAIPGIMATRTIENARDRLVTILVAPLMSCSARLPVYLLMIATLLPGETVPAAQKAGLMLIMYALGTIGAFGFAWLFKRYLVKGGTPHMIMELPAYQPPRLLDITRHMVERAWLFLKNAGTIILAISIVLWVLTTYPKHPDPAATPTQQIAHSFAGQAGRVIEPVIKPLGFDWRVGIGLITSFAAREVFVSSMGVIFGVESSDDDTTPLRDALRKAQWPDGAPLFTPLVCLTLMVYYVFAMQCMSTIAVVKRETNSWRWPLFQVAYMTGTAWVVCFLVYHGGRALGF; encoded by the coding sequence ATCTCGCTCCCCGCGTCCGCCGCGAAGCGCCCGGCGACCGCAGCCGCCTACCGCACTCCCGTCTACGCGGTGGTGGGCAATCCGAATTGCGGCAAGACCACGCTCTTCAACGCCCTCACCGGTCTGCGCCAAAAGGTGGGCAACTATCCCGGTGTTACCGTCGAAAAGAAAACCGGCATCACCTACTCGCAGCACGGCCGGCCGATCCAGATCATCGATCTGCCCGGCGCCTACTCGCTCGCCGCGCGCTCGCCCGACGAGGCGGTGATGCGCGACGTGCTGCTCGGCCGCCGCGAGGACACTCCGCAGCCGGACCGCATCGTGTGCGTCGTCGACGCCTCGAACCTCGAGCGCAACCTCTACCTCGTCCACCAAGTCCTCGATCTCGGCCGCCCTGTCGTCATCGCGATGAACATGATGGACGTCGCCGCCGAAGCCGGGATCAAGGTCGACCCCGCCGCGCTCGAGCGCGAACTCGGCGTGCCCGTCATCCCGTGCGAAGCCGTGCGCGGCAAGGGTCTCGTCGAACTCCGCCTCGCGATGAGCCGCATCGAGCTGCCGCTCGCGAAACACCGCTGGGACATCCCCGGCCCGATCGCGCCCGCCGTCGCGGAAATCCAAGCATCGCTCGTGCAAAACGACGCGCGCCCGCCGCTCGTCGCGCGCGCGGAGGCACTGCTGTTGCTCACTGATTTCGACTCGGTGCGCGTCGCCGGCTCGAGGCAGCACTCGGCGCGCACGCTGGAAATTCTCGCGAGCTGGCGCGCGCGCTGGACGAAGGAGGGCACCGACTGGTCCGGCGTGTTGATCCGCAGCCGCTACGACGCCATCGCCGTGCTGTGTGAGGACGTGATCCTGCGCGATCGCAACTCCGGCCCGTCGCTCTCCGACAAGATCGACGCGGTGCTCTGCCACTCGATTTGGGGCTGGGTCGCATTCGCGGCGATCATGGGCGTGATGTTCTTCTCCATCTTCACGCTCGCCGAATACCCGATGAACTGGATCGACGAGCACGTCGCGTCGCTCGGCTCCTGGGTGAAGACCGCGATGGCGCCCGGCGATCTGCGCGATCTGCTCACCGACGGCATCATCGGTGGCGTCGGCGGCATCGTCGTGTTCCTGCCGCAGATTTTGATTTTGTTCTTCTTTGTCGGCCTGCTCGAGAGCACCGGCTACATGGCGCGCGCGGCGTTCATCATGGATCGGCCGATGAGCAAAGTCGGCCTGAACGGCCGCTCCTTCATCCCGCTGCTCGGCTCCTACGCGTGCGCCATCCCCGGCATCATGGCCACGCGCACGATCGAGAACGCGCGCGATCGTCTCGTCACGATCCTCGTTGCGCCGCTCATGAGCTGCTCGGCGCGCCTGCCCGTCTACCTGTTGATGATCGCCACGCTGTTGCCGGGCGAGACGGTGCCCGCGGCCCAGAAAGCCGGCTTGATGCTCATCATGTATGCGCTCGGCACGATCGGCGCGTTCGGTTTCGCGTGGTTGTTCAAGCGCTACCTCGTGAAAGGCGGCACGCCGCACATGATCATGGAGCTGCCCGCGTATCAGCCGCCGCGTCTCCTCGATATCACGCGCCACATGGTCGAGCGCGCGTGGTTGTTCCTCAAGAACGCCGGCACGATCATCCTCGCGATCTCCATCGTGCTGTGGGTGCTGACCACTTACCCGAAACACCCGGATCCCGCCGCCACGCCCACGCAGCAAATCGCACACAGCTTCGCCGGCCAGGCCGGCCGCGTGATCGAGCCCGTGATCAAGCCGCTCGGCTTCGACTGGCGCGTGGGCATCGGTCTCATCACGTCCTTTGCGGCGCGCGAGGTGTTCGTCAGTTCGATGGGCGTCATCTTCGGCGTGGAAAGCAGCGACGACGACACCACGCCGCTGCGCGATGCTTTGCGCAAGGCGCAGTGGCCGGACGGCGCGCCGCTCTTCACGCCGCTCGTGTGCCTGACGCTGATGGTCTATTACGTCTTCGCGATGCAGTGCATGAGCACGATCGCGGTGGTGAAGCGCGAAACGAACTCCTGGCGCTGGCCGCTTTTCCAAGTCGCCTACATGACCGGCACCGCGTGGGTCGTCTGCTTCCTCGTCTACCACGGGGGCCGCGCGCTCGGCTTCTGA
- a CDS encoding ferrous iron transport protein A, protein MSTPFQELAPLCQLPAGSTGRVCRLTGDESFCQRVREMGFGEAALVTKISGSVTSLCLVNGTRLALNHSAAMSILVERLPAGAK, encoded by the coding sequence ATGTCCACGCCATTCCAAGAACTCGCCCCGCTCTGCCAGCTGCCGGCCGGCTCCACGGGGCGCGTGTGTCGGCTGACGGGCGACGAGAGTTTCTGTCAGCGCGTGCGCGAGATGGGCTTCGGCGAAGCGGCGTTGGTCACGAAGATTTCCGGCAGTGTCACCAGCCTCTGCCTCGTTAACGGAACCCGCCTGGCGCTCAACCACAGCGCGGCGATGAGCATCCTGGTCGAGCGTCTGCCGGCCGGCGCGAAGTAA
- a CDS encoding dipeptide epimerase produces the protein MQLRFVPHTLALRHAFGIASNTRTSTPAMLVEVERDGVIGYGEASMPPYLGETQDTAAAFFRLAQPLLARTADPFQLEEILPAIDALAAGNTAAKAALDIALHDWIGKKLGAPWHRIWGLDAAKAPVTSFTIGIDTPEVVREKTREAAPYKILKIKLGRDAATDRQLVSTIREVTGVPLTIDANQGWANRDDALRMIEWLAPQNVLFIEQPMPKAALDDTAWLRERSPLPLIADESLQRVGDVPRLRGVFDGINIKLMKSTGLREAHKSITLARALGMKVMLGCMTETSCAISAAAQLSPLVDWADLDGALLIKDDPFDGARVIDGRVTLNDRPGIGAVKR, from the coding sequence ATGCAGCTCCGCTTCGTTCCGCACACGCTGGCCCTGCGCCACGCCTTCGGCATCGCGTCCAACACCCGCACCTCCACGCCCGCCATGCTCGTCGAAGTCGAGCGCGACGGCGTCATCGGCTACGGCGAGGCCTCGATGCCGCCTTATCTCGGCGAAACACAGGACACGGCCGCAGCTTTTTTCCGACTCGCGCAGCCATTGCTCGCACGCACCGCCGACCCGTTCCAACTCGAGGAAATCCTGCCCGCCATCGACGCGCTCGCAGCCGGCAACACCGCCGCGAAAGCCGCCCTCGACATCGCGCTGCACGATTGGATCGGCAAGAAACTCGGCGCGCCGTGGCACCGCATTTGGGGTCTCGACGCCGCCAAGGCACCGGTGACTTCGTTCACGATCGGCATCGATACGCCTGAAGTCGTTCGCGAGAAAACGCGCGAAGCCGCGCCCTACAAGATTCTCAAAATCAAACTCGGCCGCGACGCCGCGACCGATCGCCAGCTCGTCTCCACGATCCGCGAAGTCACCGGCGTCCCGCTCACCATCGACGCCAACCAAGGCTGGGCCAACCGCGACGACGCGCTCCGCATGATCGAGTGGCTCGCGCCGCAGAACGTGTTGTTCATCGAACAACCGATGCCCAAAGCCGCGCTCGACGACACCGCGTGGCTCCGCGAACGCAGCCCGCTGCCGCTCATCGCCGACGAAAGCCTGCAACGCGTCGGCGACGTGCCGCGCCTGCGCGGCGTGTTCGACGGCATCAACATCAAGCTCATGAAATCGACCGGGCTGCGCGAGGCGCACAAGTCGATCACCCTCGCCCGCGCGCTCGGCATGAAAGTCATGCTCGGCTGCATGACCGAGACCTCGTGCGCCATCTCCGCCGCCGCGCAACTCTCGCCGCTCGTCGACTGGGCCGATCTCGACGGCGCATTGCTGATCAAGGACGATCCGTTCGACGGCGCCCGCGTCATCGACGGCCGCGTGACACTCAACGACCGCCCCGGCATCGGTGCGGTGAAGCGCTGA